A portion of the uncultured Bacteroides sp. genome contains these proteins:
- a CDS encoding glycoside hydrolase family 3 C-terminal domain-containing protein: MKKQLITVFVMAILFALPGKAQKPVYLDDTKSIEDRVKDALSRMTLEEKVKLCHAQSKFSTSGVPRLGIPEIWMSDGPHGVREEILWNSWGVAGWTNDSCTAFPALTCLAATWNPDMSAIYGKAVGEEARYRRKDVLLGPGVNIYRTPLNGRNFEYMGEDPFLAATMVVPYVQEVQKNGVAVCVKHYALNNQETWRGHINVELSDRALYEIYLPAFKAAVQKGGAWSIMGSYNKIRGQHACHSDLLLQKILKGEWKFDGAVITDWGGAHDTREAALNGLDIEMGSYTNGLTSESAFTYDDYYLAKPYLQMLKEGKVPMSTIDDKASRVLRLIFRTAMNSKKPWGSFTSEEHYKVSRTVAEEGIVLLKNTPLSKKTPALLPLDGTKYNKILVVGENATRRLTEGGGSSVLKVKDEVSPLAGLLAKYGDKVVYTKGYDSGRAMYENIDKIPASVLDSLRAEAIKQAADADVVIFIGGLNKNHLQDCEAGDRESYALPFGQNELISGLLRVNKKMVMVLISGNAVEMPWVKEVPSILQAWYLGSESGNAIANVLSGEVNPSGKLPFSFPVKLGDNAAHSFGQISYPGDSINQEYKEDILVGYRWHDTKKIPALFSFGHGLSYTSFSYGKAAISDKTMPEDGTLVVTIPVKNIGKVAGKEVVQLYIGDEKCTFARPLKELKGFKKITLAPGEETAVTFTITANDLKFYNDKESKWTAEAGKFKAYIGTSSTDICSTLEFTLQ, from the coding sequence ATGAAAAAACAACTAATTACAGTGTTTGTTATGGCAATTTTATTTGCTTTGCCGGGTAAAGCACAAAAGCCGGTGTATCTGGATGATACGAAATCAATAGAAGATAGAGTAAAAGATGCGCTTAGTCGAATGACTCTGGAAGAAAAAGTAAAACTTTGCCATGCGCAAAGTAAATTCAGTACTTCGGGAGTTCCTCGTTTGGGAATACCCGAAATATGGATGAGTGATGGCCCACATGGGGTACGTGAAGAAATCTTGTGGAATTCTTGGGGAGTGGCTGGATGGACGAATGATTCATGTACGGCGTTTCCTGCGTTGACTTGCCTGGCCGCTACATGGAATCCTGATATGTCTGCCATCTACGGAAAGGCTGTCGGTGAAGAAGCACGCTATCGAAGAAAAGATGTATTACTTGGCCCCGGGGTGAATATCTATCGTACTCCGCTCAATGGACGTAATTTTGAATACATGGGTGAGGATCCTTTCCTCGCTGCGACGATGGTAGTTCCTTATGTACAAGAGGTTCAGAAGAATGGGGTAGCGGTTTGTGTGAAGCACTACGCACTCAATAATCAGGAAACATGGCGTGGCCACATTAATGTGGAGCTGAGTGATCGGGCCCTGTACGAAATCTATTTGCCTGCTTTTAAAGCGGCTGTGCAAAAAGGAGGTGCGTGGAGCATTATGGGGTCATATAACAAAATACGTGGTCAGCATGCTTGTCATAGTGACTTATTATTGCAGAAGATATTGAAAGGAGAATGGAAATTTGATGGTGCTGTAATCACCGATTGGGGTGGTGCACACGATACTCGTGAGGCAGCACTCAATGGCCTGGACATTGAGATGGGTTCTTATACCAATGGCTTAACCTCTGAATCGGCATTTACTTATGACGATTATTACTTGGCAAAACCTTATTTGCAGATGCTTAAAGAGGGTAAAGTACCCATGTCTACCATTGACGACAAAGCAAGTCGTGTTTTGCGATTAATCTTTCGTACGGCAATGAATAGTAAGAAGCCGTGGGGTTCATTCACTTCTGAAGAGCATTACAAGGTTTCGCGTACAGTAGCTGAAGAAGGTATTGTGTTGTTGAAGAATACTCCGCTTTCTAAGAAAACACCGGCGCTGCTTCCTCTGGATGGAACAAAATATAATAAAATATTGGTGGTAGGGGAGAATGCTACCCGTCGGTTGACCGAAGGCGGAGGCTCTTCTGTTCTGAAAGTTAAAGATGAGGTTTCTCCTTTAGCCGGTTTACTGGCTAAGTATGGCGATAAAGTGGTGTACACCAAAGGATATGATTCAGGTCGTGCGATGTATGAGAATATAGATAAAATTCCTGCCTCAGTGCTTGACTCTCTTCGTGCAGAGGCTATTAAGCAGGCTGCAGATGCTGATGTTGTGATCTTTATTGGCGGACTGAACAAGAATCATCTGCAAGATTGCGAAGCGGGAGACCGTGAAAGTTATGCACTTCCTTTCGGACAGAATGAGCTAATCAGCGGTCTGCTGAGAGTGAATAAAAAGATGGTGATGGTTCTCATAAGCGGTAATGCTGTAGAGATGCCGTGGGTGAAAGAGGTCCCTTCGATCTTACAAGCTTGGTATTTAGGTTCTGAATCGGGTAATGCTATTGCCAATGTTTTGAGTGGAGAGGTTAACCCTAGTGGTAAGTTGCCTTTTTCTTTTCCTGTGAAATTAGGAGATAATGCTGCACACTCATTCGGGCAGATAAGTTACCCCGGTGATAGTATTAATCAGGAATATAAGGAAGATATCCTAGTTGGTTATCGTTGGCACGATACCAAAAAGATTCCTGCTTTGTTCTCTTTCGGACATGGATTGAGTTATACGAGTTTTAGCTATGGCAAAGCAGCTATCTCTGATAAAACGATGCCTGAAGATGGTACGCTTGTAGTGACTATTCCGGTGAAGAATATAGGAAAAGTAGCGGGTAAAGAGGTTGTTCAGCTTTATATTGGAGACGAGAAGTGCACCTTTGCTCGCCCGTTGAAAGAACTTAAGGGATTTAAAAAGATTACTTTAGCACCCGGTGAAGAGACAGCGGTGACTTTTACAATAACGGCTAATGATCTGAAGTTTTATAATGATAAAGAGAGCAAATGGACAGCTGAGGCCGGCAAATTCAAGGCATATATAGGTACTTCATCTACTGATATCTGCTCTACGCTAGAATTTACGTTGCAATAA
- the tpx gene encoding thiol peroxidase, translating to MATTNFKGQPVKISGEFIKVGALAPDFALTKTDLSDLSLSELKGKNVILNIFPSLDTSVCATSVRQFNKLASSLPETVVLAISKDLPFAHGRFCSTEGITNVIALSDFRPSNFADNYGLLMSDGPLHGLLARAVVVLDKDGKVVYTELVPEITQEPDYEKALSAVLDK from the coding sequence ATGGCAACAACAAATTTTAAAGGACAACCGGTAAAGATTAGTGGCGAATTTATTAAAGTAGGAGCGTTGGCTCCCGATTTCGCATTAACTAAAACAGATTTATCTGATTTGTCCTTAAGCGAATTGAAAGGTAAAAATGTGATATTGAATATTTTCCCAAGTTTGGATACGAGCGTTTGTGCTACATCAGTACGCCAGTTCAATAAATTGGCTTCTTCTCTTCCAGAGACTGTAGTGCTGGCAATTTCTAAGGACTTGCCTTTTGCACACGGACGTTTTTGTAGCACTGAGGGAATAACCAATGTGATTGCATTATCAGACTTTCGTCCATCCAACTTTGCTGATAATTATGGATTGTTAATGTCTGATGGACCTCTTCATGGACTATTGGCACGTGCAGTTGTTGTGCTAGATAAAGACGGCAAAGTGGTGTACACAGAACTTGTACCGGAGATTACTCAAGAGCCTGATTATGAAAAAGCGTTATCTGCGGTGCTTGATAAGTAA
- a CDS encoding TIM-barrel domain-containing protein gives MKNTHLCFLAGLLFASCAQAQYEKTLDGVIVMLNQKQATDVKLVRLEVVNDKVIHVSATPDNAFSTTKSLIIVPWQSTGKFSVEEKKGSVVVTTAALHAVVSTETGEVTFTDLEGRPILSEQKGGGKSFAPIEVESTKGYTMRQVFESTNDEAFYGLGQHQSDEFNYKGRNESLFQYNTKVSVPFVLSNKNYGILWDNYSLSRFGDERDYAQLNETFTLYDDKGVKGGLTATYVPAPRRKMQALTRLEGAICYEDIQSIKNLPQGFPLDGSNVTYQGEIEAKESGNFHFQLYYAGYVTVYVNNQVIVPERWRTAWNPNSYKFTLKMEAGKRVPLRIEWKPDGVVSYCGLRVLSPVSEKKQNELAIFSEMGDEIDYYFVYGKLMDEVIAGYRTLTGKSQIMPKWAMGYWQSRERYKTQEEILGTLKEFRRRQIPIDNIILDWNYWPESAWGSHEFDKTRFPDPKGMVDSIHAMHAKMMISVWPKFYITTEHYKEFNDKGWMYQQAVKDSIRDWVGPGYVGSFYDAYSADARKLFWKQMQDHLYSLGIDSWWMDASEPNVRDCTDMEYRKKLCGPTALGPSTKYFNAYALMNAEAIYDGQRGADPDKRVFLLTRSGFAGLQRYSTATWSGDIATRWEDMKAQISAGLNFSMSGIPYWTMDIGGFCVEKRYEQGQYEFNKTGKENADYKEWRELNTRWYQFGAFAPLFRAHGQFPFREIWNIAPENHPAYKSILYYTKLRYNLMPYIYSMAGMTYFNDYTIMRALVMDFAKDTKVNNIGDQYMFGPALMVCPVYTYGAREREVYYPKTSGWYDFYTGKYISGGQQLKVQAAYERIPLYIREGAIIPYGPDMQYSDEKPADKITLYVYAGQNGSFTLYEDEGANYNYEKGKYATIPFTYDEATHSLTIGQRQGEFAGMLKERSFNVVLVSKTKPQVFNLSVKGQLVKYNGTKLNVKL, from the coding sequence ATGAAAAACACACATCTCTGTTTCTTGGCGGGACTATTATTTGCTTCGTGTGCCCAAGCGCAGTATGAGAAGACACTGGATGGGGTCATTGTGATGCTAAACCAAAAACAAGCAACTGATGTAAAATTAGTGAGATTGGAAGTGGTCAACGATAAAGTAATCCATGTTTCGGCAACTCCTGACAATGCGTTTTCTACAACAAAGAGTTTAATCATCGTACCTTGGCAATCTACAGGGAAATTTTCTGTAGAAGAAAAGAAAGGGTCTGTAGTTGTTACTACGGCTGCACTACATGCTGTGGTGAGCACGGAAACAGGAGAAGTAACATTTACTGATCTGGAAGGGAGGCCCATACTTAGTGAACAGAAAGGTGGTGGCAAGAGTTTTGCGCCTATTGAAGTGGAGAGCACCAAGGGGTACACTATGAGACAGGTGTTTGAATCTACCAACGATGAGGCCTTTTACGGTTTAGGGCAACATCAATCTGATGAGTTTAATTACAAGGGAAGAAACGAATCGCTGTTTCAATATAATACGAAGGTATCTGTACCTTTTGTTTTATCCAATAAAAACTATGGTATCTTGTGGGATAATTATTCTCTCAGTCGCTTTGGTGATGAACGTGACTATGCCCAGTTGAATGAGACATTTACTCTCTATGATGACAAAGGAGTAAAAGGTGGACTTACGGCCACGTACGTACCTGCACCTCGTCGAAAGATGCAAGCACTTACTCGTCTGGAAGGAGCCATCTGTTATGAAGATATTCAATCAATCAAGAACCTGCCACAAGGCTTTCCGCTTGATGGATCAAATGTGACTTATCAAGGTGAGATAGAAGCGAAAGAGAGTGGTAATTTTCATTTTCAACTTTATTATGCGGGTTATGTAACGGTTTATGTCAATAATCAAGTGATAGTGCCTGAACGCTGGCGTACGGCTTGGAATCCAAACAGTTATAAGTTCACTCTAAAGATGGAAGCGGGCAAACGTGTTCCCTTACGCATTGAATGGAAACCGGATGGAGTTGTGTCTTATTGTGGATTGAGAGTGCTTTCTCCTGTGTCTGAAAAGAAACAAAATGAATTGGCCATTTTTAGCGAGATGGGTGATGAAATTGATTATTATTTTGTTTATGGTAAATTAATGGATGAGGTGATTGCCGGATATCGCACGCTTACCGGGAAGTCGCAGATAATGCCCAAATGGGCGATGGGCTATTGGCAAAGCCGTGAACGTTATAAAACTCAAGAGGAGATTTTGGGAACGTTAAAAGAGTTTCGCCGCCGACAAATTCCGATTGACAATATTATACTCGACTGGAACTACTGGCCCGAGAGTGCATGGGGTAGCCATGAATTTGATAAGACCCGCTTTCCTGATCCAAAGGGAATGGTTGATTCTATTCATGCCATGCACGCTAAAATGATGATTTCTGTATGGCCTAAGTTTTATATCACGACTGAACATTATAAAGAGTTCAATGACAAAGGATGGATGTATCAGCAAGCCGTGAAAGATAGTATTCGCGACTGGGTAGGTCCGGGATATGTAGGCTCTTTCTATGATGCATATAGTGCGGATGCTCGTAAATTGTTTTGGAAACAGATGCAAGATCATCTTTATTCGTTGGGTATTGATTCATGGTGGATGGATGCCAGCGAGCCCAATGTACGCGATTGCACAGACATGGAGTATCGTAAAAAACTGTGTGGTCCTACAGCATTAGGCCCTTCCACTAAGTATTTCAATGCGTATGCGTTGATGAATGCGGAAGCTATCTACGACGGGCAGCGCGGAGCAGATCCGGACAAGCGCGTGTTCTTGCTTACCCGTTCCGGATTTGCCGGACTGCAACGTTATTCTACCGCTACTTGGAGTGGTGATATTGCTACTCGTTGGGAAGATATGAAAGCACAAATTTCTGCAGGGCTAAATTTCTCAATGAGCGGTATTCCTTATTGGACAATGGATATTGGGGGGTTCTGTGTGGAAAAACGATACGAGCAAGGGCAGTACGAATTCAATAAGACGGGTAAGGAAAATGCGGATTATAAGGAATGGAGGGAGTTGAATACTCGTTGGTACCAGTTTGGTGCTTTTGCACCTCTCTTCCGTGCACACGGTCAATTCCCTTTTCGCGAGATATGGAACATTGCTCCGGAGAACCATCCTGCTTATAAATCAATACTGTATTATACAAAACTTCGCTATAACCTGATGCCTTATATCTATTCAATGGCGGGGATGACGTACTTTAATGACTATACCATTATGAGGGCACTTGTGATGGATTTTGCCAAAGATACGAAAGTGAATAATATTGGTGACCAATATATGTTTGGTCCCGCATTGATGGTGTGCCCTGTATATACTTACGGTGCGCGTGAAAGAGAGGTTTATTATCCTAAAACTTCAGGCTGGTATGACTTCTATACAGGAAAATACATCTCTGGTGGTCAGCAATTAAAGGTGCAGGCAGCCTATGAACGTATCCCGCTTTATATACGCGAAGGAGCGATCATTCCATACGGACCGGATATGCAGTATAGTGATGAGAAACCGGCAGATAAGATAACGTTGTATGTGTATGCCGGACAAAACGGTTCGTTTACTTTGTATGAAGACGAAGGTGCAAACTATAACTATGAAAAAGGCAAGTATGCTACTATTCCCTTCACTTATGATGAGGCTACGCACTCGCTGACTATTGGACAACGTCAGGGTGAATTTGCGGGAATGCTTAAAGAGCGCTCATTTAACGTGGTGTTGGTCAGCAAAACGAAGCCACAAGTTTTCAATCTGAGTGTAAAAGGTCAACTGGTGAAGTACAATGGAACGAAGCTGAATGTGAAACTTTAA
- a CDS encoding glycoside hydrolase family 2 TIM barrel-domain containing protein: MKKYSASDKSFFVQKLIGYSFLLAILFTACAGSKLVRERVSFNDEWTFHLGDTPEASNPMFDDSQWRKLTLPHDWAIEGKFDEKNPAGCGGGALPGGIGWYRKSFVPDVAMAGKKVFIDFDGVYMNAEVFINGISLGTRPCGYISFRHDLTPYIKQGEKNVLAVRVDNSEQPNSRWYSGSGIYRNVWLTMTNAVHVDLWGTYVTTPAVSTETATVAVATKVRNDSNAVVNAEIVSILCDANGGEVTRSVSPSVAVTKQSATEIKQEFVVKKPVLWKLDNPYLYLLRTEIKVDGKIVDNYETPIGIRNFSFDAQKGFILNGKQVKIKGVCQHHDMGCLGAAVNVRAMERQLAILREMGCNAIRCSHNPPAPELLDLCDRMGFIVMDETFDMWRKRKTTYDYSRYFNEWHERDLTDHITRDRNHPSIFMWSIGNEVLEQWTQADADTLDIQAANLLLNMKRDPKTLATDGKQMSVNSLLTKKLADMVKQLDPTRPVTAGNNEPDPNNHLFRSGALDIIGFNYHETYFKDVPKNFPNKPFIVTEATSALMTRGYYRMPSDSMYVWPVRWDVPFHDDSFSCSSYDNCHAPWGTTHEDVWRLVKNNDFISGLYVWTGFDYIGEPTPFWWPAHSSYFGIIDLAGFPKDIYYMYQSEWTDENVLHLFPHWNWKKGQKVDLWAYYNNADEVELFVNGKSQGIKKKAKDVYHVSWRVDYEPGTVKVVSRKAGKEVLTREIHTAGAPAQLRLTADRKTITADGKDLSFVTVEVLDKEGNLCPNADNLVHFTTNGAAFIAGVDNGSPTSLESFKAPQRKAFYGKCLVVLQNNGAKGLIELKAVSEGLPESTATLNASK, encoded by the coding sequence ATGAAAAAATACAGTGCTTCGGATAAAAGTTTTTTTGTTCAAAAACTTATCGGTTATAGTTTCTTACTTGCAATCTTATTTACGGCTTGTGCCGGTTCTAAGTTGGTTCGTGAGCGGGTGAGCTTCAATGACGAATGGACTTTTCATCTGGGAGATACTCCGGAAGCTTCTAATCCGATGTTTGATGATTCACAATGGCGAAAGTTGACTCTTCCTCACGACTGGGCAATAGAGGGCAAATTTGATGAAAAAAATCCTGCAGGATGTGGTGGTGGTGCTTTGCCGGGAGGCATTGGCTGGTATCGCAAATCATTTGTGCCCGATGTCGCGATGGCTGGTAAGAAAGTCTTTATTGACTTTGATGGAGTATATATGAATGCCGAGGTATTTATCAATGGCATCTCATTAGGCACTCGTCCTTGTGGATATATATCTTTTCGTCACGACCTTACTCCGTACATAAAACAAGGAGAGAAGAATGTACTGGCAGTGCGGGTGGACAATAGTGAACAGCCTAATTCACGTTGGTACAGTGGATCGGGCATCTATCGCAACGTTTGGCTCACTATGACTAATGCTGTACATGTTGATCTTTGGGGCACGTACGTGACTACACCTGCCGTAAGTACTGAGACTGCTACAGTGGCTGTTGCTACGAAGGTGCGGAACGATTCAAACGCAGTTGTTAATGCCGAAATTGTGTCTATACTTTGCGATGCCAATGGAGGGGAGGTAACACGTAGTGTGTCTCCTTCTGTAGCTGTTACTAAGCAATCTGCAACAGAAATAAAGCAAGAATTTGTGGTAAAGAAACCAGTCCTTTGGAAACTGGATAACCCGTATCTGTATTTGCTGCGAACCGAGATAAAGGTAGATGGGAAGATCGTTGATAATTATGAAACCCCGATAGGCATTCGCAATTTCTCTTTTGACGCACAGAAAGGTTTTATATTGAATGGGAAACAGGTTAAAATTAAGGGTGTTTGTCAACATCATGATATGGGATGCTTAGGAGCAGCGGTGAATGTACGTGCAATGGAGCGTCAATTGGCGATTTTACGTGAGATGGGCTGTAACGCTATCCGTTGCAGTCATAACCCGCCTGCACCTGAGTTGCTTGATCTTTGCGATCGCATGGGCTTCATCGTGATGGATGAGACTTTTGATATGTGGAGAAAGAGAAAGACGACATACGATTATTCTCGATACTTTAATGAATGGCACGAACGTGATCTGACAGATCACATCACCAGAGATCGTAATCATCCATCCATTTTTATGTGGAGCATTGGCAACGAGGTGTTGGAACAGTGGACGCAGGCTGATGCAGATACACTTGATATTCAGGCAGCGAACCTTTTGTTGAACATGAAGCGCGATCCTAAGACTTTGGCTACCGATGGAAAGCAGATGAGTGTAAACTCGTTGCTGACTAAAAAACTGGCAGATATGGTTAAACAACTTGATCCAACGCGACCGGTAACTGCCGGCAATAATGAGCCGGATCCTAATAACCACTTGTTCCGTTCGGGCGCATTGGATATTATTGGATTCAATTATCATGAAACCTATTTTAAAGATGTTCCTAAGAATTTTCCCAATAAACCTTTTATCGTAACAGAAGCGACGTCGGCATTAATGACACGTGGATATTACCGCATGCCAAGTGACTCGATGTATGTATGGCCTGTCCGCTGGGATGTGCCGTTTCATGACGATAGTTTTTCTTGTTCATCATACGACAATTGTCATGCTCCATGGGGTACTACCCACGAAGATGTCTGGCGTTTGGTGAAAAACAATGATTTTATCAGTGGATTGTATGTTTGGACAGGTTTTGACTATATTGGTGAGCCTACTCCTTTTTGGTGGCCGGCTCATAGTTCTTATTTTGGGATAATAGATTTGGCAGGGTTCCCGAAAGATATCTATTATATGTATCAGAGCGAATGGACAGATGAAAATGTACTTCATCTCTTTCCACACTGGAATTGGAAAAAGGGACAGAAGGTCGATCTTTGGGCCTATTATAATAATGCGGATGAGGTAGAATTGTTTGTGAATGGCAAATCTCAGGGAATAAAGAAAAAGGCAAAAGATGTTTATCATGTGAGTTGGAGAGTTGATTATGAACCGGGAACAGTGAAGGTTGTTTCTCGCAAAGCCGGAAAAGAGGTATTAACTCGTGAAATTCATACGGCTGGTGCTCCTGCACAATTACGACTGACAGCTGATCGTAAAACGATTACTGCTGATGGCAAGGATCTTAGTTTTGTAACAGTGGAAGTGTTAGATAAAGAAGGTAATCTTTGTCCGAATGCAGATAATTTAGTTCACTTTACCACAAACGGCGCTGCCTTCATAGCCGGGGTGGACAATGGTAGTCCCACTTCTTTGGAGAGTTTCAAAGCACCACAGCGAAAAGCCTTTTATGGCAAATGTTTGGTGGTGTTGCAAAATAATGGAGCAAAAGGTCTAATTGAGCTAAAAGCCGTTTCAGAAGGTTTACCTGAATCGACAGCTACACTCAATGCAAGTAAATGA
- a CDS encoding DedA family protein, which yields MESVTFIQWCLDHLNYWTITLLMAIESSFIPFPSEVVVPPAAYKAAIGKELNIYLVILFATIGANIGAIINYYLARWLGRPIIYKFANSRFGHMCLIDQTKIEHAEVYFDKHGALSTFIGRLIPAVRQLISIPAGLARMKLSTFLIYTTLGAAIWNSILGAIGYYLASVPGIKTEQELLEKVTEYSHELGYIFICIGLFIVIFLIYKGMKKK from the coding sequence ATGGAATCAGTTACCTTTATACAATGGTGTCTTGATCATTTGAATTATTGGACCATCACATTGTTGATGGCTATAGAAAGTTCTTTCATTCCATTTCCTTCGGAAGTTGTAGTTCCTCCAGCTGCCTATAAAGCAGCAATAGGAAAAGAACTGAATATTTATCTGGTTATTCTGTTTGCTACCATCGGTGCCAATATCGGAGCCATCATAAACTACTATCTGGCCAGATGGCTGGGACGCCCTATCATTTATAAATTTGCTAACAGCCGTTTTGGACACATGTGTCTTATTGACCAGACAAAAATAGAACATGCTGAGGTTTATTTCGATAAACACGGTGCACTGTCTACTTTCATTGGCAGATTGATTCCGGCTGTTCGTCAGCTCATTTCAATTCCTGCGGGATTAGCACGTATGAAGCTGAGTACTTTTCTTATTTATACTACACTGGGAGCCGCCATCTGGAACAGTATTTTAGGCGCTATTGGCTACTATCTTGCCAGTGTTCCAGGCATCAAAACAGAACAAGAATTATTGGAGAAGGTTACGGAATACAGCCATGAACTAGGTTATATTTTTATTTGCATTGGCCTCTTTATTGTGATCTTTTTGATCTATAAAGGCATGAAGAAAAAGTAG